TCAAAGGAATTTCCCCATAATATCGCGCAGAGATATTCTAGGCGAAGGCGAGGGCGAAGCTTTCCATTCCAGCTGAGAGCGAGACACGATATGTCTTTGAATAATTGAGTTTATCCTGTGAATATTCTTCACTGCACTCACTGCACCCTCTGCCTCACAATTCGGAAGGAGAggaacgctcaaagcggatgAGCGGTTCCGATAGCCGATAAACTTTTCGGCACTTCAGGGCCGGCATGGGGCCCggggaaaagaaagaaaagttGAAAACTTCTTGACGAGTATCTCAGCCGAAGATAAGGGTGACGCTCCACTCATCCTGGCTGAGGACGTGCGTCGTAAAttatgaggaggaggagggaggggagggaggaagggaggccttttaaattgattttataATAATGAATGAGGCAAACGCCTGACGCGCATCAATTCTGACAGTTGTCGCTCCAAGCAGGgctcctccctcccctccaATGCTGAATGACTAATGACAGGGTCTACCCGCCCCTTTGTTTACTTCGGCGCTTGGGCTTCCGTTCTTTAttgggtctgtgtctgttcACAAGAAGCTGATGTGGTAGGCTCCTCTGGCGAAGGGCTGGGAGCTGCGCGTCTCCAGGAAGTAGATACCGGGGGTGGGTGCCCACTGGCTCCCTTGTCCCATCTTGAGGGACGTCCAGCGGCAGCTTTCCACGCTCATTGTCTCCAAAGAGCCGCAGAGGGCGCTGACAAAGTCGTTCTCGGGGGACCACATCTCTGCGAGCAGCTCGAAGGATCGCTCATGCGAGCAGGAGTCCTCAACACAGCCTGGCTGCGTCTCGCCTCCATTGGGGTAGTAGTCCACATGGCCCAGGCGCTCAAGGGTGCCCAGGCCGCCGCCATTGGTGTGCACAACCTCCACGAACTGCGCGTCGGAGGGGGAAAGCAGATGCTCCAGCGAGTCTTCAGTGGGATCCAGGGCGGTGAGGTGCGGGAATCGCTGGCCCAGATCGGCCTGGACCTTGGCAGCCACGGCACCCGCCAGATGGGCACCTTCCGCGAAGCCGACGAGCAGGATCCGCTCCAGCGGGACATCCAAGTTGCGGCTCAGCAGCTCGATCAGTTGGCTCACGCTCTCGGCGATGGCAGTCTCATCGGTGGTCTCCTCCAGATCCACGGTGATCACATTGCACTCGCGCTGCTCCAGTTGGGCGGCCACCACGGCCGAGTGCTCCGGCGCGGAGCTGTTGCCCAGCCAGCGGGGAATGGATACCCTGAAagcgggagggagagggagaggcttCGTCTCAGAGAGAGGCTTCGACCAGCAGTCGTCCTTGAGGACTCACACAGTGGGATGGGCGGCATAGAAGGAGCTGCGCACCAGCGACTCCACCTCCGGTTGAAGGGCTTGTGGGCTCTCCCGGATGCGGCGCGTGAAGAGAAGGAAGCCGGGCTCCCCCTTGGCTGAGTAGCGGAGGAAGTATTTCATTATTCGCGACCTTGGATCGGGGCACACACTCACCCGCGGCTGCTGAGCCAAGGGCTAAGGCAAGCAGTAGAAACGCTCTCGTCTGCATTCTGTAATCGACTGATCGGGAGACCCCTTGTTCTCGACATTCCGCGGAATCGATCGCAGTTATGCTCGATAAGATTGCGGGACCGTTCCGTTTTATGGCCAGTGATATCTATTGATAAGTGCGGCTTCCACCGGCCCATCGATCGGCGAAGTGGCCATCGACGATCGCTTACGGAATGAATGACTTCAGCCATCCACTTGGCCCCTGATTTTCACACGTTCCGTCGCAGCGGTTCCTACGGTTCGTATTTCTCTCACGCGAAAATTGCTGTTTATGGCACTTGTAGATTGTCCGATTAatcagcagctgcagcgtTGCATAGCAAGTGTCAGCCCAGCCCTCCCCTGCCCGGCTCCCTCTCCCACCGACtgcagttgcatttgcatttgcatggcGCATGGGGTATGGcgcatggggcatggagcatggagcatggggcAGGGTACGGCTAACAAATTGCACTTAATTGCCTGACAGCTCCAACTTCCAGTCAAGAGTCGAGCGACGTTGGCATTCCGCTTGCAACATCACTCGCACCCTCcggccacctgccacctgcctcctgccaccaTGCGACGCCCCCCATCAATGTCAGATGGCGAAACAATGAAACATCTGCCAGCACTCCACTCCCGCCTTCGAGCTGACGAATTAAACCGCTCGGAATGCTGCAGTTTGGGTCTGCTCCGTCCCTAGGCCAGCGGCTGGCTGCCAGGGGAGTCACACTCATAGCCGTAATCCAACTACTCATGCGGCCTCGGGTGCGTCCTTGGTCCTGCTTCTGGCTGAAGGTATTCGGACAAACTGGAGCGGAAAGAAGAACGTTTGCCCCCCGTCCCCTAGCCATCCGACCGCCATTGCAGAATGCGGATAAATTGCTTGCGAAATTGTTGTGTCAAGTGCAGGCGCAGAGGACGCGACTCCATGTGGCACAACAATTAACCAAAGATCCAAGAACTCTTCGCTCCGGCTCAATGGGCACGTCACGAGCTTACGCTAGATTTATGACCAAAGACGCGTTATTAAACGATGCCGCGGCGGCCCATTCATAGCAGTGTTGTAATGCGGCAGGacacagtggcagtgggagtgggaggcgGGTCGTACTAAGCCACTTGTATTAGCATAAACGGAGCGGGAGGCGGCACGCGGCGCGTGTAATAAGCCAAGTGAGGGGATGCCATGAGGGGCATCCTCGCACCGCAGTTGGGGTCAAAAGCGAATGAAAGGAAAGTCAATATGCCAGGACGGCTAACTTTCAAGTGGTTTCAGGAGGGGACTCCAAGGGGTACGAGTTGCTGCTAGAGTCAATATAATAAATTACTGTGAAAGCTGCAAGAAGTTGCAAAGGTCCTGCCAATACTCGTATCGACTCGAGCAGCATCCGCAGCCCTCGCAGCACTCCTGCCTGCCGCCCCCACTCACATAATGGGGTGTTCGAGAGGGGGCCAAAAGGGCGTGCGAAAGAAGCAATCAGCCGAGATGGTGGAGTGGCAAGGGGGAGCGGGTGTGGGGCCagacaaaaggcaaacaaagacGTTTCAAcggggcaggaggaggcgaGTTGTCTATCAGCAAGTTTCCATGCAGCATCCCTGGGAAAATCACACTTGATGCGTCGCCATTTCTCATAAAAATTTCATTACATCGCCAGAAATGTGTGGCAGTTTAATATCAGCAAAGGTTGCCCACATTACTCTGCTTGAGTGGTGCACCAAGTTAAAGACACATCCTGCCCCATAAAGCAGGAGACATGCCTGATCAGGCCTTTTCACGCCCAGAAACCAGTGATACATGGCCCTTGGATATCCTTGGATGGCTTTAAGAGCTTCAGCACTCCAGCAGTAGGTACCCATATGACACTTGCTTCGTGTAAGTTGTAATATGTGAAGGTATGAACGTTTTCTGTTTGGGGAGAAGCAAAGATATGGCATggcttttaaatattttaaatagtCTAGAAAGTGACTCTTTACATCTCAAAACCGAGAGTGAACGCTGTGAGACGCGGCAAGGGTCGCGGATCTACTTATGCTTATACGCAATACTTAACCGATTATCGGGTATAAGCATAAGAAGATCCATTGATCTATGATCGACTTCAAGCCCCTTGAAGCGTAGTGTGGAAGACTAGTTGCAACTCCATTCGATTGCTTGACTTTCCCAGGCTCTGGCTTAAGTAAGTCTCATCGCGGCTCTGCA
The sequence above is a segment of the Drosophila pseudoobscura strain MV-25-SWS-2005 chromosome X, UCI_Dpse_MV25, whole genome shotgun sequence genome. Coding sequences within it:
- the LOC4812111 gene encoding pancreatic lipase-related protein 3, encoding MQTRAFLLLALALGSAAAAKGEPGFLLFTRRIRESPQALQPEVESLVRSSFYAAHPTVVSIPRWLGNSSAPEHSAVVAAQLEQRECNVITVDLEETTDETAIAESVSQLIELLSRNLDVPLERILLVGFAEGAHLAGAVAAKVQADLGQRFPHLTALDPTEDSLEHLLSPSDAQFVEVVHTNGGGLGTLERLGHVDYYPNGGETQPGCVEDSCSHERSFELLAEMWSPENDFVSALCGSLETMSVESCRWTSLKMGQGSQWAPTPGIYFLETRSSQPFARGAYHISFL